The Limosilactobacillus panis DNA segment CGGCCTGACCTCCGTGGTGGCCAAGACGTCCACGGGGGCTATTGAACACGTTCCGGTTGCCCGGGTGACTAACCTGGTGCAGACCGCTAAAGAACTCCAGTCGCGTGGTGTCTGGTTGTTTGGAACTGATATGCGTGGTAAGGACTACCGGACCTGGGATGCGCACGGTGCGGTGGCCCTTGTGATTGGAAACGAAGGGAAGGGAATCTCGTCTCTGTTAAAAAAGGCCTGTGACGAGATGCTAACGATTCCAATGATTGGTCACGTTCAAAGCCTAAACGCCAGTGTGGCGGCCAGTCTCCTGATCTATCAGGGCTTCAACTCCCGCCACCCATTAGAATAAATTAAAGACAAACTCTAGTGATCACTGCTAAAGTTTGTCTTTTTAAATCCCTTATTTATTTATCATTGCCTTATCTCATGTAAGGGCTTTCATATTTTCTACTCAGTGTAGTAACGCCTTTTTCTCTTACGGGGTGGACAAAGTGGCTGTTAGCGTTCGATCGCGTGTTTTTTAAAGGTAGACTATTTATTGTTTCACCCTAGCTGCTTTGTTAAATTAGCAACAGACACGTGGATTTTAATTGGAAAAGTTAATTGGGACATTTCTAAGCCCAATGATGGGGAAGGTAAATACCATTGTTAGGTAACTACCGGCAATTATGTCAGGAGTTAAAATCGTGACGGGTTAATTAAATCTTTAGGGAGTTTTATCGATGCGTTTGGATGAAGAAAAACGGGATTGGATCAAGCCTTGTACAAGCCTGAACGATAAGGAGTTTATCCTCCTTTTTCGCCAGTACCGGCCCTTAGTTCGGCGGATATGGCAACACTATTATGTGCCGGGCTTGGAATTAGCCGACTGGGAGCAGGAAGCACAACTAGTGTTGATTAAGGTTATTCGTTCCTATACCGGAACAAATAATCGCCAGTTTGGGGGCTTTTATAAGCAGAGCCTGGTCAACAAAATTTTGGACCTTTACCGGGCGCGGCAAGCACGTAAAAGAATTCCGGCGGGAAAGGTGGCCCCATTAAAAGATGACTTCGCGGAAATCCTGAACGACCCCCACCAGGTCCAACCGGAAGACACCATTTATTGTCACTACTGCATTCGCAAATTGATGCAGTCCTGTTCAGCATTCGAACGAACTGTCTTAATCAGTTATCAGAAGGGGTATTCGACAAACGAGCTGGCGGCCGTACTTAATTGCAGCAAGCGGCAAGTACAAAGCGCAATGAGTCGCAGCCGTCAGAAACTAATTCACATCCTAAAACGCTAGTTGACTGCCATTCGCTTGCTTTCTACTGGCAATTCGTGATAATCTATTTCCTGTGTGGAGGTGTTAGTATGGCACAGAAGAAAGTGGCCTTAGAATGTACCAAATGTGGTGCACGAAACTATACGATTACTGCTAACCCTCAGCGTCAAGAGCGCTTAGAATTACGAAAATTCTGTAAACATTGCGGGGAATATACACTTCACCGCGAGAGTAAATAGGTGGAGGCAAATATGTACTTAATTCGTTTTATTAAAAGTGTTAACCATGAAATGAAACTAGTCGTTTGGCCAACGGCACGGGAGAACCGGCGTGATACGACGATTGTTATCTCGCTGACCCTCTTTTTCGTCCTGTTCTTTGCCCTGTTCGACTGGTTGATTCAAATGTTTATGAAACTGTTTGTTTAACAGGTAGTGGTAAAACAAGCAGTGGTCTGTTATACTAGCTGTGTTGAACTTCGTAGATTTGCGAAGTTTTTTATTTTGGCAAAATTTTAAATTAAAGAGGAGGATTCATCGTGGAATCACATGAAAAACGCTGGTATGTGCTCCATACCTATGCCGGATACGAAAACCGGGTCAAGAGCAACTTGGAATCACGGGCCCAATCAATGGGTATGCAAGACTACATTTTCCGGGTAGTCGTTGCCGAAGAGACCGTTCGTGAAGTCAAGGACGGCAAGGCTAAAGAAGTTGTCGAAAATACCTTCCCGGGTTACGTCCTGGTTGAAATGATCATGACGGATCAAGCATGGTACATTGCGCGGAACACACCTGGTGTTACTGGGTTCCTTGGTTCTCACGGTGGGGGCTCAAAGCCAACACCATTACTGCCAGAAGAGGTTGAACGAATCATGAAGCGGATGGGCGCCGACATTACCGTTAGTGACATCGACGTTAAGGAAGGCGACACTGTTAAGGTAATCGCCGGACCGTTTGCTGACCTGACGGGAAAGGTAACGGAAGTTGACCACGAAAAGCAAAAACTGAAGGTCAACGTTAAGATGTTTGGCCGGGAAACTTCGGCTGAACTGGGCTTTGACCAGATCGATACAGTCGAATAATTAATAATTGATTACTCATTATAATTGTGGTATTTTATTAAGGTATGCTATTGAACATACTGTGGGAGAGGTAAATTTTCTGCCTCATCATGACCACAACACGGACTAAGGAGGTTTTGTCTCGTGGCAAAGAAAGTAGCTAACGTTGTCAAGTTGCAAATTCCTGCCGGTGCAGCAACACCAGCTCCACCAGTAGGTCCTGCACTTGGACAAGCAGGTATTAACATCATGGGCTTCACTAAGGAATTCAACGCCCGGACGGCTGACCAGAAGGGTATGCTGATCCCAGTTGTAATTACTGTTTATGAAGACCGTTCATTTGACTTCATTACTAAGACGCCACCTGCTGCTGTCTTACTGAAAAAGGCCGCTGGTGTTGAACACGGTTCCGGTGAACCTAACACGAAGAAGGTTGCTAAGGTAACCAAGGATCAAGTTAAGAAGATTGCCGAAACTAAGATGCAAGATCTAAACGCAGCTGACGTTGAAGCAGCTATGCGCATGATTGAAGGTACTGCACGCAGCATGGGCTTCACTGTTGAAGACTAGTTGCTAAGTAGTCCGGACACCCTATTAAAGTAGTGTGTCTTTGTGGGAGGTATTAACTCCGCTAGACCACATTTGCAAGGAGGAAAAACACAAGATGGCTAAGAATCGTGGTAAGAAGTACCAAGATGCGCTTAAAAAGGTTGACAGCAAGAAGGAATATGCAGTCAACGACGCAGTTCAATTAGTGAAAGACATTGACTTTGCTAACTTTGACTCAACTGTTGAAGTTGCATTTAACT contains these protein-coding regions:
- the nusG gene encoding transcription termination/antitermination protein NusG — protein: MESHEKRWYVLHTYAGYENRVKSNLESRAQSMGMQDYIFRVVVAEETVREVKDGKAKEVVENTFPGYVLVEMIMTDQAWYIARNTPGVTGFLGSHGGGSKPTPLLPEEVERIMKRMGADITVSDIDVKEGDTVKVIAGPFADLTGKVTEVDHEKQKLKVNVKMFGRETSAELGFDQIDTVE
- a CDS encoding RNA polymerase sigma factor, giving the protein MRLDEEKRDWIKPCTSLNDKEFILLFRQYRPLVRRIWQHYYVPGLELADWEQEAQLVLIKVIRSYTGTNNRQFGGFYKQSLVNKILDLYRARQARKRIPAGKVAPLKDDFAEILNDPHQVQPEDTIYCHYCIRKLMQSCSAFERTVLISYQKGYSTNELAAVLNCSKRQVQSAMSRSRQKLIHILKR
- the rplK gene encoding 50S ribosomal protein L11; its protein translation is MAKKVANVVKLQIPAGAATPAPPVGPALGQAGINIMGFTKEFNARTADQKGMLIPVVITVYEDRSFDFITKTPPAAVLLKKAAGVEHGSGEPNTKKVAKVTKDQVKKIAETKMQDLNAADVEAAMRMIEGTARSMGFTVED
- the secE gene encoding preprotein translocase subunit SecE yields the protein MYLIRFIKSVNHEMKLVVWPTARENRRDTTIVISLTLFFVLFFALFDWLIQMFMKLFV
- the rpmG gene encoding 50S ribosomal protein L33 — encoded protein: MAQKKVALECTKCGARNYTITANPQRQERLELRKFCKHCGEYTLHRESK